A region of Lycium barbarum isolate Lr01 chromosome 3, ASM1917538v2, whole genome shotgun sequence DNA encodes the following proteins:
- the LOC132630976 gene encoding uncharacterized protein LOC132630976: protein MALPKQLEVGSSAKDVVDKEAIERVSVNSQQAFHRVQMLHRHHKFSIIALMEPFQHFRDIQRFRRRLGMRYAHHNCNGKTWFFINDNIDVEVIQDTDQQITVKLSFQEDNKILMTTMIYAKCEALERINLWDNLYNLADQMKVPWLVGRDFNVNMNKDEKIGGLPVYPYEYEDFAFCVNSCELFEVPFKESLFTWWNGRAEAVNQGCKTDFEADELITFKLKLKKVKSVLSEWSKATFGDIFKKLVVREDIVRVKEQLFEDDPSLANRMVLQLAQAELKKYMHYEEEFWRKKSHFTCFSEGDRNTRFFHNMVKGENQILTSMPTLEDVKNAVFYLSGDSSGGPDGMIGAFYQVCWEIMGANVYNVVKVFFEGQTLPKSITHTNLVLIPKKNNVETFADMRNISLSNFINKVISRVVQNKIENVLSSLISANQSGFVKGRCIIEDLLLIQEVVSDIRLRGKPANVVLKLDMAKAYDRVSWDFLARVPRKMGFAEVFIDMIWRLIANNWHSVLFNGQASVFFHSTKGVKQRDAISHALFMLSAKVLSRASNYLFEENGFRSYGMPKWSANLNRLAYADDTIIFSSADDTSLQLIMGIL from the exons ATGGCATTACCTAAGCAGCTTGAAGTAGGTAGCAGTGCTAAAGATGTGGTAGATAAGGAAGCCATAGAGCGAGT GTCTGTGAATTCACAGCAAGCTTTTCACAGAGTGCAAATGTTACATAGGCATCATAAATTCTCCATCATTGCTTTGATGGAACCATTTCAGCATTTTAGAGACATTCAAAGATTTAGAAGGAGATTGGGCATGAGATATGCACATCATAACTGCAATGGTAAAACTTGGTTCTTTATAAATGATAATATAGATGTAGAGGTAATTCAAGATACAGATCAACAGATCACAGTTAAGCTAAGTTTTCAGGAGGATAATAAGATTCTTATGACTACTATGATTTATGCAAAGTGTGAAGCATTAGAAAGAATTAATCTTTGGGATAACTTGTATAACCTGGCTGATCAAATGAAAGTGCCCTGGCTTGTGGGAAGGGATTTCAATGTCAATATGAATAAAGATGAGAAAATAGGGGGTCTGCCAGTTTATCCATATGAGTATGAAGATTTTGCATTCTGTGTGAATTCATGTGAACTATTTGAAGTTCCTTTTAAAGAGAGCTtattcacatggtggaatggtagagctg AGGCTGTGAATCAAGGGTGCAAAACTGATTTTGAAGCAGATGAACTCATTACTTTTAAACTGAAGCTTAAAAAAGTTAAGTCTGTTCTATCAGAATGGAGTAAAGCTACTTTTGGGGATATCTTCAAGAAGCTGGTAGTAAGGGAAGATATTGTGAGAGTTAAAGAACAACTTTTTGAAGATGATCCTTCTCTTGCAAACAGGATGGTACTCCAACTAGCACAAGCAGAATTAAAGAAGTATATGCATTATGAGGAGGAGTTCTGGAGAAAAAAATctcattttacttgtttttcTGAGGGGGATAGGAATACAAGGTTTTTCCACAATATGGTAAAGG GAGAAAATCAAATACTTACTAGCATGCCAACTCTAGAAGATGTTAAGAATGCAGTTTTTTATCTGTCAGGAGATAGCTCAGGTGGCCCAGATGGTATGATAGGAGCGTTTTATCAAGTATGCTGGGAAATTATGGGGGCTAATGTGTATAATGTTGTGAAAGTCTTCTTTGAAGGACAAACTTTGCCAAAGTCCATAACTCATACAAATCTGGTTTTGATCCCAAAGAAGAATAATGTTGAGACCTTTGCAGATATGAGGAACATAAGTCTAAGCAATTTTATTAACAAAGTGATCTCTAGGGTGGTgcaaaataaaattgaaaatgtTTTGTCTTCTTTGATATCTGCTAATCAGTCTGGTTTTGTAAAGGGAAGATGTATCATTGAGGATCTACTGTTAATTCAAGAGGTGGTATCAGATATAAGACTTAGGGGAAAACCAGCTAATGTGGTGCTTAAACTGGATATGGCTAAGGCCTATGATAGAGTGTCCTGGGATTTTTTGGCAAGAGTTCCGaggaagatgggatttgcagaagTATTTATAGATATGATATGGAGATTGATAGCAAACAATTGGCACTCAGTTTTATTCAATGGACAGGCTTCTGTTTTTTTCCACTCAACAAAAGGTGTTAAGCAAAGAGATGCAATTTCTCATGCTTTGTTTATGTTGTCTGCAAAAGTGCTATCTAGAGCATCGAACTATTTATTTGAGGAGAATGGCTTTAGAAGCTATGgaatgcctaaatggagtgcTAATTTGAATCGtcttgcttatgcagatgatactattatATTCTCATCTGCAGATGATACTTCATTGCAGCTGATCATGGGAATATTATAG